From the genome of Hymenobacter cellulosilyticus, one region includes:
- a CDS encoding DUF3817 domain-containing protein: protein MGMAHGVLFVLYVLLVLQVSILHSWSWGKALLALIVSFLPFGTFWAEKKLFQE from the coding sequence GTGGGCATGGCGCACGGTGTACTGTTTGTGCTGTATGTGCTGCTGGTGCTGCAGGTGAGCATCCTGCACAGCTGGTCGTGGGGCAAGGCGCTGCTGGCCTTAATCGTGTCGTTTCTGCCTTTTGGTACTTTCTGGGCCGAGAAGAAGCTGTTTCAGGAGTAG